A window of Acetonema longum DSM 6540 genomic DNA:
TTACACAGGAAATGATATTATGCCAATCATCATCAGTAATTTTCATTTATTGTGGCTGCTTGTCGCGTTACTGATTATAGCAATAACCACAATCATATTGTTGGCCAGACCATTTTGGCGATATTTGATCGAGCAGATCATGGATGAAGCCGTCTGCAAACTGCTTTCCCGGGATTATGAACAAAATCCGGCCGAACTGTATAGTTCCCTGAAACGGTTTTCCGTGCTCAATTTAATCGAGACCAGCTTACGGGCCGAAAGTGGCAAAGCTATTGTCAGACCGTTGGGATCTCCCAAAAATTTCCTAGGCTATGATAACCTGATGTTTACCCCCCGTCAAATGACCGTCTTTCCCCTGCCGGAAAATGCCCCGGTAGATATGAGCGTAATTCTTGGGACTAAGGCTCAAAAGCCTCTGAAGCTGCCAATCCCCCTCATGATCGGGGCTATGGCTTATGGACTGGCCGTAAGCGAAGAAGCCAAGCTGGCTTTAGCCAAAGCCTCGAAGCTATTGCAAACCGCAACCAATTCCGGCGAAGGGCCTTTTTTACCGGAAGAACCGGTGGTGGCGGGAAAATTCATTTTGCAAATTTGCCGCTGGCCCTGGGGCGACAGAACTGACGAGCAAATCGCCGCCGCCGATATGCTGGAAGTGCAGATGGGGCAGGGGGCCGATATGGGAACATCTCGCATTGATGCTGTAGATATAGAAGGCAGAGCCCGTATCCTTGGCGGCCTGGCTGCCGGTGAACCAGCCATTGCCCTGCCTGCGCCTCCCGGCATCCGTACGATAACTGACTGGCCTGATTTCATGGTCAAACTGCGGCAAAAAGCCAAGGGCATCCCCATCGGCCTGAAGCTGATGGCTACCGACCGGATTGAAGAAGAGTTGGAGATGGCAGTCAAATTAGGCTTCGACACAGTCGCGATTGACGGTTCCGGCGGCGGATCCCACGCCACAGCTCCGATTAAGCAGGATGATTTTGGCGTTCCTAATATCTATGCCTTACTGCGAGCCAAACAGTATTTAAAAAATACCGGGATCAGCTTAGTGGTGTCAGGGGGATTTTTCTCTCCCGGCCAATGCCTCAAGGCTCTGGCTCTGGGAGCAGACGCCATTTACCTGGGCACCGTCCCTCTCCTGGCCCTGGCTCATAACCAATCTGTCAAAGCAAGTCCCTGGGAACCTCCCACTACACTGGTTTATTATAATTCCCCCATGAAAACTCAGCTTCATATCGGTGAGGCCGCCGTCAACGTAGCTAATGCCTTACACTCCATGATTCTGGAGATGCAGGAGATTCTCCAGGCCTTAGGCAAATCTTCCCTCAAAGAACTGTGCCCCGACGACCTGGTTGCACTGGACGCCTTTACCGCCAAACTAACCGGCGTGAAGCTGCAGACCGGTTTAACCAAAGCAAAAGATTGAGATACTACTAAAAAAATCGTAAGGAATGGCGAAATGCACATCATTATAGACGACTTACCGTGGTTAATACTGCTCTTCATATTGCCGGCTATTGGATTAACAGTCGCCATGCTGTTGGCCAAGCCTGTTTTACGCTATTATCTGAATAAAGTCAGCGATGACATGTTGGTAAAGCTGTTGACCGAGGACTATGACCAGAATCTGGCCGAGCTGTATACCTCGATAAAACGATCTTCCCTGCTCCATCTAATGGAGATCAGCCTGCGATCCCAGCAAGGCAAAGCCATCCGGCGTCCTCTAGGGTCCCCCCGAAAATTTTTCGGCTATGACAATCTGATGTTCTCACCTCGGCAAATGACGCGGATATCCCTGCCGGAAGAGGCCAAAATTGATATGAGCGTAACCCTCGGTCTCAACGCTGAAAAGCCCTTGACCCTAAACATACCGCTCTTAATCGGCGGCATGGCCTATGGCGCGGCTCTCAGCCAGGAAGCCAAGGTCGCTTTGGCCAGGGCTGCCAAGCAAATGCAGACGGCGACCAATTCCGGTGAAGGGCCCTATTTGCCGGAAGAAAGAAAGGAAGCCGGCAAATTCATTCTGCAAATCTGCCGTTGGCCCTGGGGTAGCAGGACGAATGCCCAAATCAGCGCCTCTGACATGTTAGAAGTGCAAATGGGACAGGGAGGGGCCATAGGAGCCTCCCGCATAGAACCCGGAGAAATGAAAGGAAAAGCAGGCAAACTAGCCGGACTGAACTCCAAGCAACCGCTGTTATCCCTGCCTGTGCCGCCGGGTATAAAAAGCCCGGCGGATTGGCCTGCCTACGTGGCAACATTACGACAAAGAGCCAAGGGCATCCCCATTGCCCTAAAAATTATGGCAACTGATTATCTTGAACAAGATTTATCAGTTGCCCTGGAATTAGGTTTTGATGTAATTGCTATTGATGGAGCCGAAGGAGGCACTCACGCCTCGGCGCCGGCCAAACAGGATGATATGGGCCTCGCCAGTCTATGCGCCTTGATCCGAGCCAGGCGCTTTTTGCAAAACAGTTCGGTCAGTTTAATCATCTCCGGCGGCTATTTCACCCCCGGTCAATGTCTCAAAGCCCTAGCACTGGGGGCAGACGCCATTTATCTTGGCACGGTTCCTCTTTTTGCCCTGGTCCATAACCAATTCCAGAAAGTAACCCCCTGGGAACCGCCCACCCGCCTTGTATATTATACATCTCCGGCCAAGACCAAACTGGACGTTGCACTGGCCACCACCAGCGTGGCCAATGTGCTGAATTCCATGGTGCTGGAAATGAAAGAGGCCATGCGGGCTTTGGGGAAAAGTTCGCTGAAAGAGCTGGACAAAGAGGATTTGGTGGCGCTGGATGCTTGGACGGCAGAGATTACCGGGGTGAAGCCGGCGTTTGACAAGGCCCTTTTGAGGGAATATAAGCATCCCATATAAAAACCACTCCATCATAAAGACGCCAGCCCGGCTTTAATATGGATATCTAATCCGGCTTCCATTAAATAGAAACCGTATGACTGTCAGAGTTTCAACCGGATTCATCTGCGCTTCATAGCCCAATTCTTTAAACTCATCCCAAACGATTCCTTGCATTTCCGGCGAAATCTCAGTCAGGCTCCGGATTTGGGGCACTACGGCATTAATTTCACTGGTATCCATCAATGCGATGATTCTTTGACCTGTCTCCAGGCCGATACTTACAAGAAAAATCGCCACTTTTTCCAGCGGCGTCAATTCAGACTTACTCCTGTTTTTAGCCACGTGAGAAACACACCTTTCTATTGGAGCCGAAGCACATTAGCCGCCAAGAAATTCGCCAGGGCCGCCGGATCCTCTAAGTTAAAATACGGAACATCACCGTAGATTTTAACATCCGAAACCATAGCCAGCAGATCTGCCTTGTTACAGAGAGGCTGATCGCAAACCGCCTGGCGGAATACTTCAATTTTTTTCTTATTCTCCCGTTTGTAGCCTTCCGTAAAGATAATATCCACGCCGTCAATATGGGCAATTACTTCATCCAGGGAAAGTTCCTCCGGGACTTTTTGGATCATGGCCATTTTTTGCGGCGACGAAATGCAGACGATGTCCGCTCCGGCCTGAGCATGACGCCAGGTATCCTTACCTGGTTTATCCATATCAAAGCCATGGGCATCATGCTTAATGACAGCCACCTTAAAGCCCCGATGCTTCATTTCCCGGATTAGCTTTTCCAGATAAGTGGTTTTGCCGCAATTGGATTTGCCGACAAAGGAAATAACCGGTATCATCGCAGTTAC
This region includes:
- a CDS encoding FMN-binding glutamate synthase family protein; this encodes MPIIISNFHLLWLLVALLIIAITTIILLARPFWRYLIEQIMDEAVCKLLSRDYEQNPAELYSSLKRFSVLNLIETSLRAESGKAIVRPLGSPKNFLGYDNLMFTPRQMTVFPLPENAPVDMSVILGTKAQKPLKLPIPLMIGAMAYGLAVSEEAKLALAKASKLLQTATNSGEGPFLPEEPVVAGKFILQICRWPWGDRTDEQIAAADMLEVQMGQGADMGTSRIDAVDIEGRARILGGLAAGEPAIALPAPPGIRTITDWPDFMVKLRQKAKGIPIGLKLMATDRIEEELEMAVKLGFDTVAIDGSGGGSHATAPIKQDDFGVPNIYALLRAKQYLKNTGISLVVSGGFFSPGQCLKALALGADAIYLGTVPLLALAHNQSVKASPWEPPTTLVYYNSPMKTQLHIGEAAVNVANALHSMILEMQEILQALGKSSLKELCPDDLVALDAFTAKLTGVKLQTGLTKAKD
- a CDS encoding FMN-binding glutamate synthase family protein, which encodes MHIIIDDLPWLILLFILPAIGLTVAMLLAKPVLRYYLNKVSDDMLVKLLTEDYDQNLAELYTSIKRSSLLHLMEISLRSQQGKAIRRPLGSPRKFFGYDNLMFSPRQMTRISLPEEAKIDMSVTLGLNAEKPLTLNIPLLIGGMAYGAALSQEAKVALARAAKQMQTATNSGEGPYLPEERKEAGKFILQICRWPWGSRTNAQISASDMLEVQMGQGGAIGASRIEPGEMKGKAGKLAGLNSKQPLLSLPVPPGIKSPADWPAYVATLRQRAKGIPIALKIMATDYLEQDLSVALELGFDVIAIDGAEGGTHASAPAKQDDMGLASLCALIRARRFLQNSSVSLIISGGYFTPGQCLKALALGADAIYLGTVPLFALVHNQFQKVTPWEPPTRLVYYTSPAKTKLDVALATTSVANVLNSMVLEMKEAMRALGKSSLKELDKEDLVALDAWTAEITGVKPAFDKALLREYKHPI
- the mobB gene encoding molybdopterin-guanine dinucleotide biosynthesis protein B, which encodes MIPVISFVGKSNCGKTTYLEKLIREMKHRGFKVAVIKHDAHGFDMDKPGKDTWRHAQAGADIVCISSPQKMAMIQKVPEELSLDEVIAHIDGVDIIFTEGYKRENKKKIEVFRQAVCDQPLCNKADLLAMVSDVKIYGDVPYFNLEDPAALANFLAANVLRLQ